The following are encoded in a window of Sminthopsis crassicaudata isolate SCR6 chromosome 3, ASM4859323v1, whole genome shotgun sequence genomic DNA:
- the LOC141565035 gene encoding uncharacterized protein LOC141565035 isoform X2 codes for MLERATAGGIFSDWEARVETKETISKSYFAMEKSFQETWHGLWSFNWGESWEYGGRFKRQQGNQEKNFRQVPISHKKTDKPASQECHNFERRYCSDPIFVIQQSSRKSLPKYDSQQLYFDQHSDLIQLDGITSGKKPGQHDECSITLSYPNLANCHRTLNGEKPSVCCEFGETFHQRNLIQHQKASTAENLHMYNECGKAFSDNLTLTLHQRSHTGEKLCDCDVCRKALDGGSSLSPHQRLHIGEKSYKCQECEKSFSQYTSLLRHQRIHTGEKPFKCSECGKAFSQCTNLIRHQRVHTGEKLFRCHECGKTFSNSSSCSIHQRIHSGEKPYGCGDCGQAFAQQGSLIQHQRIHTGEKPFKCKKCGKAFSQNIHLTQHQRLHSGEKIYKCNECGKAFSNSSTLILHNRIHTGEKPYECNECGKTFSQYTTLIQHQRIHTGEKPYKCNVCEKTFSQSTSLIRHQKIHTGEKLCICHECGQAFSQQGSLTKHQRIHTGERPYKCNECGKAFTQSMNLTRHQRIHTGEKLYKCNECGKAFSNGSSLTQHERIHTGEKPYNCSECGKAFSNSSSVTQHERIHTGEKPYKCNECGKAFTHSMNLTRHQRTHTGEKPYHCNECGKSFSQNMNLTRHQRIHTGEKPYKCNQCDRAFNQSTSLAEHQKTHRKEAGKYNKCNQAFSCS; via the coding sequence aTTGGGAGGCCAGAGTTGAGACCAAGGAAACAATTTCAAAGTCTTATTTCGCTATGGAAAAATCATTCCAAGAAACCTGGCATGGTCTCTGGAGTTTTAATTGGGGGGAATCCTGGGAATATGGTGGCAGGTTTAAGAGACAGCAGGGGAACCAGGAGAAAAATTTCAGACAAGTACCAATCAGCCACAAGAAAACTGATAAGCCAGCAAGTCAGGAATGTCATAACTTTGAGAGACGTTACTGTTCAGACCCAATTTTTGTGATACAACAGAGTTCCAGAAAGAGTCTCCCTAAGTATGATTCACAGCAACTTTACTTTGACCAACACTCTGACCTAATTCAACTTGATGGGATCACCTCAGGGAAAAAACCTGGTCAACATGATGAATGCAGTATTACCTTAAGTTACCCAAACCTGGCAAACTGTCACAGGACACTTAATGGGGAGAAACCCTCTGTGTGTTGTGAATTTGGAGAAACTTTCCACCAGAGAAACCTTATACAGCATCAGAAAGCCTCTACAGCAGAGAACCTCCACATGtataatgaatgtgggaaagccttcagtgaTAACTTAACTCTTACGCTACATCAGAGAagtcacactggagagaaactctGTGATTGTGATGTATGTAGGAAAGCCTTGGATGGCGGCTCATCCCTGTCTCCACATCAGAGACTTCATATTGGAGAGAAGTCCTATAAATGTCAGGAGTGTGAGAAATCATTCAGTCAGTACACAAGCCTTCTtagacatcagagaattcatacaggGGAGAAACCCTTCAAATGcagtgaatgtgggaaagccttcagtcaGTGCACAAACCTGATCCGACATCAGAGggttcatactggagaaaaactcTTTAGATGTCATGAATGTGGCAAGACCTTCAGCAACAGTTCATCCTGCAgtatacatcagagaattcacagtGGGGAGAAACCCTATGGGTGTGGTGATTGTGGACAAGCCTTTGCTCAACAGGGAAGCCTTATccaacatcaaagaattcatactggagagaagccctttaagtgtaaaaaatgtggaaaagccttcagtcaAAATATACACCTTACTCAGCATCAGAGACTTCATTCTGGGGAGAAAATCTATAAATGCAATGAATGTGGTAAAGCCTTCAGCAACAGTTCAACTCTCATTCTACATAACaggattcacactggagagaaaccttatgaatgtaatgagtgtgggaaGACCTTCAGCCAGTACACAACTCTTATTCAGCATCAGAggatccacactggagaaaaaccctacAAATGTAATGTGTGTGAAAAGACTTTCAGCCAGAGCACGAGCCTTATTCGTCAccagaaaattcatactggagagaaactcTGCATATGCCATGAATGTGGACAAGCTTTCAGTCAGCAGGGAAGTCTTACTAAgcaccagagaattcacactggagagagacCCTataagtgtaatgaatgtggaaaagccttcaccCAGAGTATGAACCTTACacgacatcagagaattcacactggagaaaaattatataaatgtaacgaatgtgggaaagcttttagTAATGGCTCATCTCTTACTCAGCATGAgaggattcatactggagaaaaaccctatAATTGCAgcgaatgtgggaaagccttcagcaATAGCTCCTCAGTTACCCAGCACGAGaggattcacactggagaaaaaccctataaatgtaatgaatgtgggaaagccttcactCATAGCATGAACCTTACTCGACATCAGAgaactcatactggagagaagccctatCACTGTAATGAGTGTGGGAAATCTTTCAGCCAGAACATGAACCTTACtcgacatcagagaatccacactggtgaGAAACCCTACAAATGTAATCAGTGTGACAGAGCCTTCAACCAAAGCACATCGCTTGCTGAGCACCAGAAAACACATAGGAAAGAAGCTgggaaatataataaatgtaatcAGGCCTTTAGCTGCAGTTAA